Below is a genomic region from Culicoides brevitarsis isolate CSIRO-B50_1 chromosome 2, AGI_CSIRO_Cbre_v1, whole genome shotgun sequence.
aaaataagaatttttaaaagattttcataaaaaacaaatttttttcacttacgaTGTTTGCCTTATTCGAAGCAACGCaataaaatcgaacaaaagTTCGACGAaacatgatttaaaattaattttacaacagTTTCGTAATGAAGGGCATGTCTTTTATTGACAAACAATGCGCCGGTTTGACATTCGTTTACTACATTCGTATCGTCGACgactgtcaaaataaaaaaaacatctgtctccgtcaaatttttcaatcgaaattgcaacttttttgtaatttacgcAAAAATGTCGAACAATTTGGCAGGATTGGGTCGTATTTTTCGTTACATCCGCGAAAATGGAGGAATTCGTGCTACTATATCCAAATTATATCGGTAAGAACTCGCattttataccaaaaatcatcataaaacgCAAATTATATAATCTTGTTTTGTTTCTTTCCAATCTTTTAGGATGGACGACGTCAGAACAGGTCGTTTAGTTGGAACCGACAAATACGGAAACAAATATTACGAAGATCCAAGCTACTTTTACAGCAGAAATCGTTGGGTTGAATATGCTCCTCATTTCCATTTGGATTACGATGGCAGTCAAATTCCCGCAGAATGGTTTGGATGGATGCATTACAAGGTAACAACAACTTtgaattcatattaaaataaaagaaaaattatttaaaattatcatttttagacCGATTTACCTCCAAATCGTGATGGCAACCGCCCTCATTATAAATGGATGCAAGATCATagtcaaaatttgtcaggCACGAAGGATGCTTATTATCCATACTCAACAACTAAGGAAAAGATTGAAGCTTGGGATCCAAAGAAGGCAAAATCTGgttaaattttacgttttctcctgtaaaattattggaaattaaaaaaaagttgtttagaaatgtaaaatatttgtagCTAATCTAATGggagttgaatatttttcaaggcaAAAAGGCTTcatattgtcaaaaattgtcgaaaaatgaaagaaagtgtttgatttttatttaatttattgactttATAACggttttctttataaaatcaCATTCTATACAAATCTAAATTGTGtcctttatattatttattatttttttgtgaattttttacaatgatAACTACAATCCTATcgtaaataatatttagtatataatttttctttataatttttttttgctcttacaTCTAAGTTTATCCgacatttatatataatttttatttaattttagtacaaattcaTTTAtggtatcaaaaattttcaaggtagcctgatttttgtacatttaaaaattttgattggcCAAAACTTTATTTAGGGGGAAACATTTGGAACTtggttctgttttttttttgtcttatgttaaatataaacaaacaacaacatggCTGTTAtagaagtcaattttcaattgatcGAGAGAAGAAATCTGATCGACTAGAAATTTCCTTCTCACAAACACTGAATTCTCTAATATCGAAAGAAAGTTGCGCATTTTGATATGacgtaaaattgaattattatttctctTAGCAATGATCCGACCAAACATTCTTCCTATAATTcctcaattcaaaattattttccgcGGAATCGAATGACGTTGGTTCAAAGGCTGGCGTGTACGTGTCTGCTTCAAGATCAGGTTCTTTAGGCAGCTTTTCCGCAGGTTTTCTACGTCGTCGAGAATTTGCGCTTGCACCTGCGGGATTTCGACTTCGACGAGGCGTACTTTCTCCCGAACCTGAAGCATCAGCTCGCGAACGTCGACTACTTCCTGCCCTGCTATTTGTCGTTCGTCGTCGATTGTTGCTCG
It encodes:
- the LOC134830619 gene encoding probable NADH dehydrogenase [ubiquinone] 1 alpha subcomplex subunit 12, with translation MSNNLAGLGRIFRYIRENGGIRATISKLYRMDDVRTGRLVGTDKYGNKYYEDPSYFYSRNRWVEYAPHFHLDYDGSQIPAEWFGWMHYKTDLPPNRDGNRPHYKWMQDHSQNLSGTKDAYYPYSTTKEKIEAWDPKKAKSG